Proteins from one Impatiens glandulifera chromosome 2, dImpGla2.1, whole genome shotgun sequence genomic window:
- the LOC124925367 gene encoding CBS domain-containing protein CBSX1, chloroplastic-like, which yields MATSLSPPESLALSILSSPSSSSSSSPASVSSFSSFAAFPYRMHSLPLHNHRLLPSRWFHPTLGRGGYLVLTASAGLPLTPNSVLPKEEVYTVGDFMTVREDLHVVKPTTTVDEALEMLVENRITGFPVIDDDWKLVGLVSDYDLLALDSISGGGVTDTDIFPEVDSTWKTFNEVQKLLSKTNGKLVGDLMTPAPIVVRDSTNLEDAASILLETNYRRLPVVDGDGKLVGIITRGNVVAAALQLKRIVEG from the exons ATGGCTACCTCACTTTCTCCGCCTGAATCCTTAGCCCTATCTATCCTAAGCtctccatcttcttcttcttcttcatcgccCGCTTCAGTTTCTTCTTTCTCCTCCTTCGCCGCTTTCCCTTATCGCATGCATTCCCTTCCCCTCCACAACCATAGATTACTCCCTTCCCGTTGGTTCCATCCCACACTTGGCCGTGGTGGATACCTAGTACTCACGGCATCAGCTGGACTCCCTCTAACCCCCAATTCCGTGCTG CCAAAAGAGGAGGTCTACACTGTGGGTGACTTCATGACAGTAAGAGAGGACTTACATGTAGTCAAACCTACAACAACTGTGGATGAAG CACTAGAAATGCTTGTTGAGAACAGGATTACTGGGTTTCCTGTGATTGACGATGACTGGAAACTG GTTGGTCTAGTTTCAGATTATGATTTATTGGCATTGGATTCCATATCAG GTGGTGGAGTGACTGATACAGATATCTTCCCAGAAGTTGATAGCACTTGGAAA ACATTTAATGAAGTACAGAAATTGCTCAGTAAAACCAATGGGAAATTGGTCGGAGATCTGATGACACCAGCACCAATTGTTGTTCGGGATTCCACCAATTTGGAGGATGCTGCAAG TATACTGCTTGAAACAAATTATCGCAGATTACCAGTTGTGGATGGTGATGGAAAATTG GTTGGCATAATCACACGAGGTAATGTGGTTGCAGCTGCGCTCCAGTTAAAACGCATTGTGGAAGGTTAA
- the LOC124925368 gene encoding ADP-ribosylation factor-like produces MGAALSRMLSMLFAKKEMRILMVGLDAAGKTTILYKLKLGEVVTTIPTIGFNVETVDYKNVSFTVWDVGGQDKIRPLWRHYFQNTQGLIFVVDSNDKDRVHEAKDELHRMLSEEELRGATILVFANKQDLPNAMSIAEITDKLGLNSLRHRRWFIQGTCATAGQGLYEGLDWLSSNISIKA; encoded by the exons ATGGGTGCCGCGCTATCTCGAATGTTAAGCATGTTGTTCGCGAAGAAAGAGATGAGGATTCTTATGGTTGGTCTCGATGCTGCTGGAAAAACTACCATTCTTTATAAACTTAAGCTTGGAGAGGTCGTCACCACTATTCCCACCATCG GGTTTAATGTGGAAACAGTGGACTACAAGAATGTGTCCTTTACAGTTTGGGATGTTGGAGGACAAGACaag ATAAGGCCATTGTGGAGGCATTACTTTCAGAACACACAAGGTCTCATATTTGTTGTGGATAGCAACGACAAGGATCGGGTTCACGAGGCAAAAGACGAACTCCATCGCATGCTAAGCGAG GAGGAATTAAGGGGGGCAACAATTTTGGTATTTGCAAACAAACAGGACCTTCCAAATGCGATGAGCATTGCTGAGATCACTGATAAGCTTGGTCTGAATTCTCTGCGACATCGACGATG GTTCATCCAGGGCACTTGTGCCACTGCTGGCCAGGGACTTTACGAAGGTCTTGATTGGTTATCCAGTAATATCTCAATTAAG GCATGA
- the LOC124926945 gene encoding microtubule-associated protein RP/EB family member 1C-like, whose protein sequence is MASNIGMMDSAYFVGRTEILAWVNSTLHLSVSKVEEASSGAIYCQLLDSAHPGMVPMHKVNFDAKNEYDMIQNYKVLQDVFNKLKLTKHVDVNKLVKGRPLDNLEFMQWMKRYCDSVTDDGVLQNYNAQERREACKGGKDVSKKSSAPQHQSSTKSSTATPRTRKNDSNQQQQPIINNKPSKTNSNSSAGPAHDGQITELKLSVDSLEKERDFYFAKLRDIEIVCQSPEIENSPVVEAIKSILYATNVSESVVEEAQAMIAKHHKATAAVDGLSPIQEEPGSLPKLDTQKRKSIVNIEVDETANTTMSPRQRISDDSSDVHCSGSPLVA, encoded by the exons ATGGCGTCAAACATTGGAATGATGGATTCTGCTTATTTTGTGGGTAGAACAGAGATCCTGGCCTGGGTGAATTCGACACTTCATCTCAGTGTATCCAAAGTGGAGGAg GCATCTTCTGGTGCCATTTATTGTCAGTTATTGGACTCTGCTCATCCAGGAATGGTTCCGATGCACAAGGTCAATTTCGACGCCAAAAATGAATATGATATGATCCAGAATTACAAAGTTCTCCAAGACGTCTTCAACAAACTCAAACTAACAAAG CATGTCGATGTCAACAAACTAGTCAAAGGACGTCCCTTGGATAACCTAGAGTTCATGCAATGGATGAAGCGTTATTGCGATTCCGTAACTGATGATGGTGTTCTGCAAAa TTACAATGCTCAAGAGAGACGAGAAGCTTGCAAAGGTGGAAAAGATGTGAGCAAAAAATCATCAGCACCTCAACATCAGTCGTCGACCAAATCTTCAACAGCTACTCCCAGGACTCGTAAGAATGATTcaaaccaacaacaacaacccatcatcaacaacaagccttcaaaaacaaattcaaattcaagtgCAGGACCTGCACATGATGGACAg ATTACTGAGTTGAAACTTTCAGTTGATAGCCTGGAGAAAGAAAGAGACTTTTACTTTGCAAAGCTGAGGGACATTGAGATCGTATGCCAGTCCCCAGAGATTGAGAACTCACCT GTTGTTGAAGCAATAAAGAGCATACTATATGCTACAAATGTCAGTGAATCAGTTGTTGAAGAAGCTCAAGCCATGATAGCGAAACACCACAAAGCAACAGCAGCGGTTGATGGGTTGAGTCCGATTCAAGAGGAACCAGGATCTTTGCCAAAGTTAGATACCCAGAAGAGGAAAAGCATTGTTAACATCGAAGTTGATGAGACTGCCAACACCACAATGTCGCCAAGACAGAGGATTTCTGATGATTCTTCAGATGTTCACTGCAGTGGATCACCTCTTGTGGCATGA
- the LOC124928053 gene encoding xyloglucan galactosyltransferase XLT2-like, whose amino-acid sequence MLSLVGHSSPSSSTEAETLKKPKPPFEEPTRPNHVFSHIPPTRTTLLLFLILLQFLLILYIIHSPQTNHSPPIPSPIHVAADSDCHARRIYVYDLPTIFNHVFKERCDELDPWTNKCDAFLNDGLGASAADDVAGIVPEEVLPAWYWTDHYWGEVIFHNRMLNYKCRTMEPESATAFYIPFYVGLSVGKLLWGNYSAKERDWSSLMMMNWVQDQKWWKRSNGSDHIIMLGRLTWDFRRLINSDNDWGTSLLHMPAMRNIIRICVERNPWDHLEIAVPYPTVFHPRTAADTLSWQNFIRNRNRTSLFTFVGGARRTIQNDFRGLLLNQCLNDSGGTCHHVDCARSGCVNGTTKIMEAFLSSDFCLQPRGDGYTRRSVFDCMLSGSIPVFFWTRTAYEQYEWFMPSDPSSYSVFIDRREVRNGTSIRKVLESYSRGRIKRMREKVMENIPNFVYANPGRHGLGTAAATVRDAFDITVDGIMNKYKDHMQRGGRGRRRRRLQNEG is encoded by the coding sequence ATGCTTTCACTTGTCGGccattcttctccttcttcttccaCAGAAGCTGAAACCCTAAAGAAACCCAAACCACCATTTGAAGAACCCACCAGACCTAATCACGTTTTCTCTCATATCCCTCCAACCCGAACAACCCTTCTCCTCTTTCTCATCCTCCTCCAATTCCTCCTCATCCTATACATAATCCATTCTCCTCAAACCAACCATTCTCCTCCAATCCCATCGCCAATCCACGTCGCCGCCGATTCAGACTGCCACGCCCGTCGGATCTACGTCTACGACCTCCCCACCATATTCAATCACGTCTTCAAAGAAAGATGCGACGAATTAGATCCCTGGACAAACAAGTGCGATGCGTTTCTAAACGACGGATTAGGTGCATCCGCCGCCGACGATGTTGCCGGGATCGTCCCGGAAGAGGTTCTTCCGGCATGGTACTGGACAGATCATTACTGGGGAGAAGTTATTTTCCATAATCGGATGTTGAATTACAAATGTAGAACCATGGAACCCGAATCCGCTACAGCGTTCTACATCCCCTTTTACGTTGGATTATCAGTTGGAAAACTATTGTGGGGGAATTACAGCGCTAAAGAACGCGATTGGAGTAGTTTAATGATGATGAATTGGGTTCAAGATCAGAAATGGTGGAAGAGATCTAATGGTTCAGATCATATCATAATGTTAGGAAGACTAACCTGGGATTTCCGTCGTTTAATCAATTCCGACAATGATTGGGGAACAAGTCTTCTTCATATGCCAGCAATGAGAAATATAATACGTATCTGCGTTGAAAGAAATCCATGGGATCATCTAGAAATCGCTGTACCTTACCCCACCGTATTCCATCCCCGAACCGCCGCAGATACATTATCTTGGCAGAATTTTATCCGAAATCGGAATCGGACAAGCTTATTCACCTTCGTCGGCGGCGCTCGTCGTACAATTCAAAACGATTTCCGAGGATTATTACTAAATCAATGTTTAAACGACTCCGGCGGAACTTGCCACCACGTGGATTGCGCTCGTTCGGGATGCGTTAACGGAACGACGAAGATCATGGAAGCGTTTCTATCATCGGATTTCTGTTTACAACCGAGAGGAGATGGGTATACGCGGCGATCGGTTTTCGATTGTATGTTGTCTGGTTCGATTCCGGTTTTTTTCTGGACTAGGACTGCTTATGAACAGTATGAGTGGTTTATGCCATCGGATCCGAGTAGTTATTCGGTGTTTATTGATCGGCGAGAGGTTAGGAATGGAACTTCGATAAGGAAGGTTCTGGAAAGTTACAGTAGAGGGAGAATTAAgaggatgagagagaaagtgatGGAAAATATTCCGAATTTTGTGTATGCGAATCCCGGCCGCCATGGATTGGGTACGGCGGCGGCGACGGTGAGGGATGCTTTTGATATAACTGTTGATGGAATTATGAATAAGTATAAGGATCATATGCAGAGAGGAggcagaggaagaagaagaagacggtTACAAAACGAAGGCTAA